A region from the ANME-2 cluster archaeon genome encodes:
- a CDS encoding glycine/betaine ABC transporter substrate-binding protein produces the protein MKLNILIAFIIVIAVLTSGCTQSDDNTIVIGSKQFQESYILAHMISLLLEEHGYETDVKEGLGGTFVNYEALKQGQVNTYVEYTGTAYSQILNKPPLEVWDPQLVYEEAEKGLLEQDGVLIVNNLGFEDAYAIAVKKDWAQANNVSRISELEVFAPEMVIGTDPEFAQREDGLPRIEEVYGFKFKNYRQGLATIMYEAIKQGDVEAVSAYTTDTRNELFNLRILEDDKNALPPYDAIVIVTEKFASENPDVVDIIKELDGRIDTDSMRELNYQYDVDKKEARDIARDFLVQQGLIAEE, from the coding sequence ATGAAATTGAATATCTTAATCGCTTTTATTATAGTAATTGCAGTACTGACAAGTGGATGCACACAATCAGATGACAATACCATTGTCATCGGGTCCAAACAATTTCAGGAATCATATATCCTTGCACATATGATATCCCTCCTGCTGGAAGAGCATGGATATGAAACAGATGTAAAAGAAGGGTTAGGTGGTACCTTCGTCAATTATGAAGCCCTGAAACAAGGTCAGGTCAACACGTATGTGGAATATACCGGAACAGCATACAGCCAGATATTGAATAAACCACCACTTGAGGTATGGGACCCCCAGCTAGTATATGAAGAAGCAGAAAAAGGTTTGCTTGAACAGGATGGCGTGCTTATTGTCAACAACCTGGGTTTTGAGGATGCTTACGCTATAGCGGTCAAGAAAGATTGGGCGCAGGCAAATAACGTGTCCAGAATCAGTGAGCTTGAAGTATTTGCACCGGAAATGGTAATTGGGACTGACCCTGAATTTGCACAAAGGGAAGATGGTCTTCCTCGCATAGAAGAAGTATATGGTTTTAAATTCAAAAATTACCGGCAGGGACTGGCCACTATCATGTACGAAGCTATCAAACAGGGTGATGTAGAGGCAGTGTCAGCATATACGACCGATACCAGGAACGAATTGTTCAATCTCAGGATACTGGAAGATGATAAGAACGCTTTGCCACCCTATGATGCCATAGTTATTGTTACAGAGAAGTTCGCATCTGAAAATCCGGATGTTGTTGATATCATCAAGGAACTGGACGGCAGAATTGATACTGATTCAATGAGGGAACTTAATTATCAATATGATGTGGACAAAAAAGAAGCACGGGATATTGCCAGGGATTTTCTCGTACAGCAGGGGTTAATTGCTGAAGAGTAA
- a CDS encoding proline dehydrogenase family protein, whose translation MGILIHLAKRWVAGEYLEDAVERAKSANTRGITGIINHVGEHNENISEIEASAEEYSRLLDGIKQEQIDSAISIKLTQLGLMKDMQTCIRTIAPLIKKAAARGIFVWIDMEGSAYTQDIIDIYKQLYSENKNIGLAIQAYLFRTPGDLKDLSSIGAKIRLCKGAYKEPADIVIKEHCDIRKAYADQMEMLFRDGGPELIAVATHDDELIELARQLNRDHPRNFEFQMLMGAHDKRKEELARDGYRVCGYIPYGKGWLGYFLRRLNEQKRDIKTAAVCIIKGD comes from the coding sequence ATGGGAATTCTGATACATCTGGCGAAACGCTGGGTTGCCGGTGAATATCTTGAAGATGCTGTTGAGAGGGCAAAATCTGCAAACACCCGGGGAATAACCGGTATTATCAACCACGTGGGAGAACATAACGAGAATATCTCAGAGATAGAAGCCTCAGCAGAAGAATATAGCAGGCTCCTGGATGGCATCAAACAGGAACAGATAGACAGTGCCATTTCCATCAAACTCACCCAGTTGGGGCTTATGAAAGATATGCAGACGTGCATCAGGACGATAGCACCTCTGATAAAGAAGGCAGCCGCCCGTGGCATTTTTGTATGGATAGATATGGAAGGGAGCGCCTATACCCAGGACATCATTGATATCTACAAACAACTCTATTCCGAAAATAAGAATATAGGATTAGCCATTCAGGCATACCTGTTCAGGACGCCGGGTGACCTGAAAGACCTCTCGTCAATCGGCGCAAAGATACGCCTGTGTAAAGGAGCATACAAAGAACCGGCTGATATAGTTATTAAGGAACATTGTGATATCAGGAAAGCCTATGCAGATCAGATGGAGATGCTGTTCAGGGATGGCGGACCTGAACTGATTGCAGTGGCTACCCACGATGATGAACTTATCGAACTGGCCAGGCAATTGAACCGGGACCATCCCCGGAATTTCGAGTTCCAGATGCTCATGGGTGCGCATGACAAACGGAAGGAAGAACTGGCTCGGGATGGGTACAGGGTCTGCGGATATATCCCCTACGGCAAGGGCTGGCTTGGTTATTTCCTGCGCAGGTTGAATGAGCAGAAGCGGGATATAAAGACTGCAGCGGTTTGTATTATTAAAGGGGATTGA
- a CDS encoding FAD-dependent oxidoreductase, translating to MSSSKIGVYLCRCGGNISDVVDIDDVAGAMKGKDNVASVTIQDYLCSSAGQGSIEQDIRGGNVDKVVIGSCSPKLHLETFRKMAGKAGINPMMLEITNLREQDSWVHPDEPEQATSKAKSLITGAVARMAALSELAPIEKDLVDRVLVVGGGIAGITTALELADDHEVVLVEKEPYIGGHMIGLSKTFPTYDCSQCTLTPKMVAVYNHPNITMFTNTEVDGVQGNVGDYTVALKHSPRYVDVETCTSCGRCAAKCPVDAIYLPFAQAIPQVYIIDKEKCIDCGACAKICPVDAIRLEDEVRTEDIKVGSVVIATGFKIFDVSRIEEYTTDHPDIITAVEFEDMLSAKSHTGMRLQKADGTMPKRVAFVLCVGSRDFEKYNKHCSRVCCLYSMKQAHLVKKMNKDAEVTIFYIDMRAAGRRFEEFYYNTQKEGVQFIRGRIAEITPTKNGDLKVRYEDTLLNSKEEDVFDMVVLCPSLEAAEGSQELARQLNVPIGDDGFIEEKHVKIDPVSSLNQAVYMAGCSIGPKDIHDSVTDGISAAHKTHQFLGKGRIAISPEKPVINDRCDECGICIEECPYDALSGPGRPKLEPLACTGCGVCAAVCPQQAIDIQNYTREQLKAQVKGMLEAGPGVIVFIDPAAYAAADLAGVNRNQYSSKILFVQVPSIHILDADIVNFAFESGAGGVMLVEGTTDERLVERSKALYNMLKKETREQKKPIRYSHVETAQYEKMGNLFNVFAEGVKV from the coding sequence ATGAGCAGCAGCAAGATAGGCGTGTACCTGTGCAGGTGTGGTGGCAATATCTCGGATGTTGTCGATATTGATGACGTGGCCGGGGCAATGAAAGGAAAGGACAATGTGGCATCGGTAACCATTCAGGATTATCTGTGCAGCTCAGCCGGACAGGGATCCATTGAACAGGATATCAGGGGTGGTAACGTGGATAAAGTGGTCATAGGTTCCTGTTCTCCAAAACTTCACCTGGAAACATTCCGGAAAATGGCAGGGAAAGCAGGTATCAATCCCATGATGCTGGAAATAACGAATCTTCGGGAGCAGGATTCATGGGTACATCCTGATGAACCCGAACAAGCTACGAGCAAGGCAAAGTCCCTGATCACAGGAGCAGTGGCCAGAATGGCGGCATTGTCAGAACTTGCACCCATAGAAAAAGACCTTGTAGACAGGGTATTGGTGGTAGGCGGCGGTATTGCAGGGATAACAACAGCGCTGGAGCTGGCAGATGACCATGAGGTCGTGCTGGTGGAGAAGGAACCTTATATCGGTGGTCATATGATAGGATTGTCCAAGACCTTTCCCACCTATGATTGTTCCCAGTGTACCCTGACACCAAAGATGGTGGCAGTGTACAACCATCCCAATATTACTATGTTCACAAACACGGAAGTGGATGGTGTACAGGGAAATGTGGGTGACTACACGGTTGCATTAAAACATTCTCCCAGGTACGTGGATGTGGAAACATGTACTTCATGTGGCAGGTGTGCTGCAAAATGTCCGGTTGACGCCATTTACCTGCCATTTGCCCAGGCCATACCCCAGGTGTATATTATTGACAAGGAAAAGTGTATTGACTGTGGAGCATGCGCAAAGATCTGTCCTGTGGATGCCATCAGGCTTGAGGATGAGGTCCGGACTGAAGACATAAAAGTGGGTTCGGTGGTGATTGCTACTGGTTTTAAGATTTTTGACGTATCGCGTATCGAGGAATATACTACCGACCATCCGGATATTATTACTGCAGTGGAGTTCGAGGATATGCTTTCAGCAAAGAGCCATACCGGCATGCGACTCCAGAAAGCAGACGGAACGATGCCAAAACGGGTAGCGTTCGTATTGTGCGTGGGCAGCCGGGATTTCGAGAAATATAACAAGCATTGCAGCAGGGTATGCTGCCTGTATTCGATGAAGCAGGCGCACCTGGTTAAGAAGATGAACAAGGATGCTGAGGTGACGATATTCTACATTGATATGCGGGCTGCAGGGCGCCGTTTTGAAGAGTTCTATTATAATACCCAGAAGGAGGGTGTACAGTTCATCAGGGGCAGGATAGCGGAAATAACACCAACGAAGAACGGTGACCTGAAGGTGAGATATGAAGATACCCTGCTCAACTCCAAGGAGGAAGATGTGTTCGATATGGTCGTGCTGTGCCCTTCGCTGGAGGCTGCCGAAGGGTCGCAGGAACTGGCCCGGCAGTTGAATGTCCCGATAGGTGATGATGGTTTTATCGAGGAGAAGCATGTAAAGATAGACCCTGTCAGTTCCCTGAACCAGGCAGTGTACATGGCTGGTTGCTCAATAGGTCCCAAGGACATCCATGATTCGGTGACCGATGGTATCAGTGCCGCTCATAAGACACACCAGTTCCTGGGGAAGGGCAGGATTGCCATATCTCCGGAAAAACCCGTCATCAATGACCGGTGTGACGAGTGCGGTATATGTATCGAGGAGTGTCCCTATGATGCGTTGTCCGGACCGGGCAGACCGAAACTTGAACCGCTGGCATGTACGGGTTGCGGTGTGTGCGCTGCCGTGTGCCCGCAGCAGGCTATTGATATCCAGAACTACACGCGCGAGCAGCTCAAGGCGCAGGTTAAAGGAATGCTGGAGGCAGGCCCGGGTGTAATTGTGTTCATCGACCCTGCGGCCTATGCAGCTGCTGACCTGGCAGGGGTGAACCGCAATCAGTATTCCTCAAAGATACTTTTTGTGCAGGTGCCATCCATCCATATACTGGATGCGGATATCGTGAACTTTGCTTTTGAGAGTGGAGCTGGAGGTGTGATGCTGGTTGAAGGGACTACTGATGAGCGGCTGGTGGAGCGGTCCAAGGCGCTCTACAATATGCTCAAGAAAGAGACACGGGAGCAGAAAAAGCCTATAAGGTATTCGCATGTGGAAACGGCGCAGTATGAGAAGATGGGGAACCTGTTCAATGTGTTTGCGGAAGGGGTGAAGGTGTAA